From the genome of Rhodothermales bacterium, one region includes:
- a CDS encoding T9SS type A sorting domain-containing protein, whose translation MRSLLAALLLSATPVAGSYAHCSLVYPTGGETFLSGSTISLAWQIDIPHNQLNWDLYFSADGGASWEVIAEDLPVTQLLYRWKVPAGDVADARIRIVQDNETVDYESIKTFSIQATATASESDRGLPTRSALHPAFPNPMQSETTIGFTVATAGRVSMDVFDALGKRVETVVDAWHAPGTYAAEWRPDALPSGVYLVRMKVGDFVESRRLVVLR comes from the coding sequence TTGCGATCCCTCCTGGCGGCCTTGCTGCTGTCCGCGACGCCCGTCGCCGGCAGTTACGCGCATTGCTCCCTCGTCTACCCGACCGGCGGCGAGACCTTTTTATCCGGCAGCACGATCTCGCTGGCATGGCAGATCGACATCCCGCACAACCAGCTCAACTGGGATCTCTACTTTTCGGCGGACGGCGGCGCCTCCTGGGAAGTGATCGCCGAGGATCTCCCGGTGACGCAGCTGCTGTATCGATGGAAGGTGCCGGCCGGCGATGTCGCGGATGCGCGCATCCGCATCGTCCAGGACAACGAGACGGTCGATTACGAGAGCATAAAAACGTTTTCGATCCAGGCCACGGCCACGGCCTCCGAGTCGGATCGCGGCCTGCCGACCCGATCGGCCCTCCATCCGGCGTTCCCCAACCCGATGCAGTCTGAAACCACGATCGGGTTCACGGTCGCGACCGCCGGCCGCGTGTCGATGGACGTGTTCGACGCGCTGGGAAAACGGGTGGAAACCGTGGTCGATGCCTGGCACGCTCCGGGCACCTACGCGGCCGAATGGCGACCCGATGCGTTGCCGAGCGGTGTCTATCTGGTCCGGATGAAGGTGGGGGATTTTGTAGAGAGCCGCCGGCTCGTGGTGCTCCGGTGA
- a CDS encoding acetylxylan esterase: MLPTPLLVRRVVTLLVLLIAPALHAQVNRTLIEVSVTPDHPGWVYKPGEKARFNVAVLRAGYPVEGAAVRYEVGPEMMDPAASGPLQLKEGRATIDGGTLREPGFIRMQVIVDYQGKEYRGAGTAGFSPESIQPTAVLPDDFMAFWEQAIQQAREVPLDAKMTLLPEYSTVDVNVYHVSFQNDRRGGRIYGMLSMPAAPGRYPMVLQVPGAGVRPYSPNVGVAQRGVIHLAIGIHGIPVNLDPQVYRDLAGGAVASYWTFGLDRRDAYYYKRVILGAVRAGDFLNSLPEADGSHYGVYGGSQGGALSIITAALDPRITRLSAIHPAMADHEGYLHGRAGGWPHLFAPRNHQNTPEKVETARYYDVVNFARHLRVPGYYTWGFNDNVCPPTSMYAAYNVIEAPKQLVVLHETAHWTYPEQWEAALDHLIEGFTP, from the coding sequence ATGCTCCCTACTCCACTCCTGGTGCGTCGTGTGGTGACGCTGCTTGTTCTCCTCATCGCGCCGGCGCTGCATGCGCAGGTCAACCGTACGCTCATCGAGGTATCGGTGACCCCGGATCATCCGGGATGGGTGTATAAACCCGGTGAAAAAGCGCGATTTAACGTCGCCGTGCTCCGCGCGGGTTATCCCGTAGAAGGCGCCGCCGTGCGGTACGAGGTGGGTCCGGAGATGATGGATCCCGCCGCTTCGGGTCCGCTGCAGCTCAAGGAGGGACGCGCCACGATCGACGGCGGAACCCTCCGCGAACCCGGGTTTATCCGGATGCAGGTTATCGTCGACTATCAAGGCAAGGAATACCGCGGCGCCGGCACGGCCGGCTTCTCGCCCGAAAGCATACAGCCCACGGCGGTCTTGCCGGACGATTTCATGGCCTTCTGGGAGCAGGCCATTCAGCAGGCCCGCGAAGTGCCGCTGGATGCGAAGATGACGCTGCTGCCCGAGTATTCGACTGTCGACGTCAACGTCTACCACGTCTCGTTCCAGAACGACCGGCGCGGGGGCCGCATCTACGGTATGCTGTCGATGCCTGCGGCGCCGGGTCGGTATCCGATGGTACTGCAGGTGCCAGGGGCCGGCGTGAGGCCCTACTCGCCCAACGTCGGCGTCGCGCAGCGCGGCGTCATTCATCTGGCGATAGGCATCCACGGCATACCGGTCAATCTCGACCCCCAGGTCTACCGGGACCTCGCCGGTGGGGCCGTCGCCAGCTACTGGACCTTCGGTCTTGATCGGCGCGATGCCTATTACTACAAGCGGGTGATCCTCGGCGCCGTGCGCGCCGGCGATTTCCTGAACAGCCTGCCGGAGGCCGACGGCTCCCACTACGGGGTCTATGGGGGAAGCCAGGGTGGGGCGTTGTCCATCATCACCGCCGCCCTCGACCCGCGCATCACGCGGCTCTCCGCCATCCATCCCGCCATGGCCGACCATGAAGGCTATTTACATGGGCGCGCCGGCGGGTGGCCGCACCTCTTCGCCCCCAGGAATCACCAGAACACACCGGAAAAGGTCGAGACGGCGCGCTACTACGATGTGGTGAACTTCGCGCGTCACCTGCGTGTCCCCGGCTACTACACGTGGGGATTCAATGACAACGTCTGTCCGCCGACGTCGATGTACGCGGCGTACAATGTCATCGAAGCCCCCAAGCAGCTGGTTGTGCTGCACGAGACGGCGCACTGGACGTATCCGGAACAGTGGGAGGCGGCACTCGATCATCTGATCGAAGGATTTACCCCCTGA
- the gntE gene encoding guanitoxin biosynthesis PLP-dependent transaminase GntE yields the protein MTSVARQGVSNPNLPFNVMPSLSESNRHFDSASRVLPLGVTSNFRYWCPSSTLYVDRGRGAYVWDVDDNRYIDYRLGFGPIILGHSDERVDRAVIEAILHGGQTFGLSLPLEQRVAGQIAAMVPSVEMVRFANSGTEATMHALRLARAYTGRDKVVMFEGQYHGLHDQVMFTPMVRNDWMTSCRRSPVASPVCSGIPQALQELLVMLPYNDPETLERTMRQRGHDVAAIIVEPVLGNCGGITPQSGWLETVRAVCDEYGIVMIMDEVKTGFRLARGGAQEVYGVQADLATFAKALGNGYPVAAFGGRREIMELIGNGVAHGGTYCGNRVGMAAASATLEVLQTTPALETIAARGRALQSAISDVLNRFGLPHTIVGHPSLFTFWLTESPPADFRDWLRADHTTYERIIQAMNRRGVLPDPDMREPWFIAESHSEDDVARTASVLEDAVADVLGRRPADRHLASWFRPANRLKRSTAA from the coding sequence ATGACATCTGTCGCCAGACAGGGTGTGTCTAACCCTAATCTGCCATTCAATGTCATGCCGTCGTTATCTGAATCCAATCGCCATTTTGATTCTGCATCCAGGGTTTTGCCGCTCGGCGTTACATCCAATTTCCGCTACTGGTGCCCCTCCAGCACGCTGTATGTGGACCGTGGGCGCGGCGCGTATGTCTGGGATGTCGACGACAACCGGTACATCGACTACCGTCTCGGCTTCGGGCCCATCATTCTGGGGCATTCCGATGAGCGGGTCGATCGGGCCGTCATCGAGGCTATCTTGCATGGTGGACAAACGTTTGGGCTCAGCCTGCCCCTCGAACAACGCGTCGCCGGTCAGATCGCGGCGATGGTGCCCTCGGTGGAGATGGTCCGCTTCGCCAATTCGGGGACGGAAGCAACCATGCACGCGCTCCGGCTTGCGCGGGCATACACGGGGCGCGACAAGGTGGTGATGTTCGAGGGCCAGTATCACGGCCTGCACGATCAGGTGATGTTTACCCCGATGGTGCGCAACGACTGGATGACGAGCTGCCGGCGGAGCCCTGTCGCGTCACCGGTATGTTCGGGGATCCCGCAGGCCCTCCAGGAGCTACTCGTCATGTTGCCCTACAACGACCCGGAGACGCTGGAGCGGACGATGCGCCAGAGAGGACACGACGTGGCGGCGATCATCGTCGAGCCCGTGCTGGGAAATTGCGGCGGCATCACGCCGCAGTCCGGCTGGCTGGAGACCGTACGCGCCGTGTGCGACGAATACGGCATCGTGATGATCATGGATGAAGTGAAAACCGGATTTCGGCTGGCGCGCGGCGGTGCGCAGGAGGTATATGGGGTCCAGGCGGATCTGGCGACCTTTGCGAAAGCGCTGGGCAACGGGTACCCCGTCGCGGCCTTTGGTGGCCGCCGCGAGATCATGGAGCTGATCGGGAACGGCGTGGCGCACGGCGGAACGTATTGCGGCAACAGGGTCGGGATGGCCGCCGCATCGGCGACGCTGGAGGTCCTCCAAACGACGCCGGCACTGGAGACGATCGCGGCGCGGGGACGCGCGCTTCAATCGGCGATATCCGACGTGCTGAACCGGTTCGGTCTTCCCCATACTATCGTCGGTCACCCGTCGCTGTTCACCTTCTGGCTGACGGAGTCGCCGCCGGCGGATTTCCGCGATTGGTTGCGGGCGGATCATACGACCTACGAGCGCATCATCCAGGCGATGAACCGGCGCGGCGTGTTGCCCGACCCGGATATGCGGGAGCCCTGGTTTATCGCCGAAAGCCACTCGGAGGACGACGTGGCGCGCACGGCATCGGTGCTGGAGGACGCCGTCGCCGATGTGCTGGGGCGGCGGCCCGCGGATCGCCACCTCGCGAGCTGGTTTCGGCCGGCGAACCGGCTGAAGCGGTCCACGGCGGCCTGA
- a CDS encoding GMC family oxidoreductase, which produces MPQQSTSYDAIVVGSGISGGWAAKELTEKGLNTLVLERGRPVEHIASYETEHKAPWEFPLRGRLDPEVRDRDYFIQKRTGFLDDTIDHFFFKDSKSPYNEDKPFTWVRGDQVGGKSITWGRYVFRWSDLDYEANLRQGIAVDWPIRYKDIEPWYDYVERFAGVSGEKLGLAHLPDGQFQKPMPLNAGELMLRERIRANYPERYLTIARCAILTEPIGDRQPCHYCGPCWRGCSTGSYFCSLTSTLPAARATGKLTIRPHSIVHSIVYDEQTDRATGVRVIDAETKSDLVFNAPVVFLCGSTLGSTHILLNTRTNRFPDGLGNSSGELGHNLMDHHFHVGAYGELPGLEAHYYHGNRPVGFYIPRYRNIGGKTDMKDFVRGYGIEGDAYRPSWGRGMDTPGFGAGLKASLRDPGPWMVGMTGFGETLPSHDNYVTLDTNDLDPFGIPKLRFNAEWGPNELAMRKDMADSMAEMLERCGAKNVGSYDDYVPGGIGAEMGLGIHEMGTARMGRDPKTSVLNGRNQLHEVPNVFVTDGACMTSAACQNPSITYMALTARAVDYAVGALKRGEL; this is translated from the coding sequence ATGCCACAACAATCCACCTCGTACGACGCCATCGTCGTCGGTTCCGGCATCTCCGGCGGCTGGGCCGCCAAAGAACTCACCGAGAAAGGACTGAACACGCTCGTCCTCGAGCGCGGCCGGCCGGTCGAACACATCGCCTCGTACGAAACCGAGCACAAGGCGCCCTGGGAGTTTCCCCTCCGCGGCCGGCTCGACCCGGAGGTTCGGGACCGCGACTACTTCATCCAGAAACGCACCGGCTTCCTGGACGACACGATCGACCATTTCTTTTTCAAGGACTCCAAAAGCCCCTACAACGAGGACAAACCCTTTACCTGGGTCCGCGGCGATCAGGTCGGCGGGAAATCCATCACCTGGGGCCGGTATGTCTTCCGCTGGAGCGACCTGGACTACGAGGCCAACCTGCGCCAGGGCATCGCGGTCGACTGGCCGATTCGCTACAAGGACATCGAGCCGTGGTACGACTACGTCGAGCGCTTCGCCGGCGTCTCCGGCGAAAAACTCGGCCTGGCCCACCTGCCGGACGGGCAGTTCCAGAAGCCGATGCCCCTCAACGCCGGCGAGCTGATGCTGCGCGAGCGCATCCGCGCCAACTACCCGGAACGCTACCTCACCATCGCCCGCTGCGCCATCCTCACCGAACCCATCGGCGACCGCCAGCCCTGCCACTACTGCGGCCCCTGCTGGCGCGGGTGCTCCACCGGATCCTATTTCTGCAGCCTGACCTCCACCCTGCCCGCCGCCCGGGCCACCGGCAAGCTGACCATCCGGCCCCACAGCATCGTCCACAGCATCGTCTACGACGAGCAAACCGACCGCGCTACCGGCGTCCGCGTCATCGACGCCGAGACCAAATCCGACCTCGTGTTCAACGCGCCGGTCGTTTTCCTCTGCGGCTCCACCCTCGGCTCCACCCATATCCTGCTCAATACTCGGACTAACCGCTTCCCCGACGGACTGGGCAACTCCAGCGGCGAACTGGGCCACAACCTGATGGATCACCACTTCCACGTCGGCGCCTATGGCGAACTCCCCGGTCTGGAAGCGCACTACTACCACGGAAACCGCCCGGTCGGGTTCTACATCCCCCGCTACCGCAATATCGGCGGAAAAACGGACATGAAGGATTTCGTGCGCGGCTACGGGATCGAAGGCGACGCCTACCGGCCCAGCTGGGGGCGCGGGATGGATACGCCGGGATTCGGCGCCGGCCTCAAGGCCAGCCTGCGCGACCCGGGCCCCTGGATGGTGGGCATGACCGGCTTCGGCGAAACCCTGCCGAGCCACGACAACTACGTCACCCTCGACACGAACGACCTCGACCCCTTCGGCATCCCCAAACTCCGGTTTAACGCCGAATGGGGACCGAACGAGCTGGCCATGCGGAAGGACATGGCGGATTCGATGGCCGAGATGCTCGAACGCTGCGGCGCCAAAAACGTGGGATCGTACGACGATTACGTCCCCGGCGGCATCGGCGCGGAGATGGGCCTGGGCATCCACGAAATGGGCACGGCCCGCATGGGGCGCGACCCGAAGACCTCGGTCCTCAACGGCCGCAACCAGCTCCACGAGGTGCCGAACGTCTTCGTGACCGACGGCGCGTGCATGACGTCCGCCGCCTGCCAGAACCCGTCCATCACCTACATGGCCCTGACGGCCCGCGCCGTCGATTATGCCGTAGGCGCCCTGAAACGAGGCGAACTCTAG
- a CDS encoding Gfo/Idh/MocA family oxidoreductase, producing the protein MDRRAFLGDVGRLGSAVLMTPSLERFVAPGPKAPEAIRVGIIGCGSVSGVYLPHLTKSPYVKVVSLCDRIPDRAERRGEQFGVAHRYPSIDAMLAGEPFDLLLTLTDMQEHGHLNRQALEAGKHVWSEKPLANTYAEGWRLLELAREKSLRIWGAPAVVTSPHFAFMSRQIQAGALGRVAAAHATYGHLGPTWSSFFYEEGGGSLPDLGVYNLTTLTGLLGPVRAVMAMTGVITPMRSIDDKGDVRVTAEDNAMVLMDHGGGTFSHVQCGFNYFDPHGHEGAGQDRATISLVGTHGAMQLIGYDWEPNGVDLASADHEAFERHVTDAEGYVWEQGASYVAECLATGKESLIRPEHALHVLEIIIAARESQSTGRRIPIESSFRWPVL; encoded by the coding sequence ATGGATCGTCGCGCGTTTCTCGGTGATGTCGGCCGGCTCGGCTCGGCCGTTTTGATGACCCCTTCCCTCGAGCGCTTCGTAGCGCCCGGTCCCAAAGCTCCGGAGGCCATCCGGGTGGGCATCATCGGGTGCGGGAGCGTCTCGGGCGTGTACCTGCCCCATCTGACCAAGTCGCCGTACGTAAAGGTCGTCAGCCTGTGCGACCGGATTCCGGACCGGGCCGAGCGCCGGGGCGAGCAGTTTGGCGTGGCGCACCGGTACCCGAGCATCGATGCGATGCTGGCCGGCGAGCCGTTCGACCTCTTGCTCACGCTGACCGACATGCAGGAGCATGGGCACCTCAACCGGCAGGCGCTGGAAGCCGGCAAACACGTCTGGAGCGAGAAGCCGCTGGCGAATACCTACGCCGAGGGCTGGCGTCTGCTGGAACTGGCCCGGGAGAAGAGTCTGCGCATCTGGGGCGCGCCGGCGGTGGTGACGAGTCCGCATTTCGCGTTCATGTCCCGGCAGATCCAGGCCGGCGCCCTCGGCCGCGTGGCCGCGGCGCACGCGACCTACGGGCACCTCGGACCCACCTGGTCGTCGTTTTTCTACGAAGAGGGAGGCGGCAGCCTGCCCGACCTCGGCGTGTACAACCTCACGACGCTCACCGGGCTGCTCGGTCCGGTCCGTGCCGTGATGGCGATGACCGGGGTCATCACACCGATGCGATCCATCGACGACAAGGGCGATGTGCGCGTCACGGCCGAGGACAACGCCATGGTGCTGATGGACCACGGGGGCGGGACGTTCTCGCATGTCCAGTGCGGGTTCAACTATTTCGATCCGCACGGCCACGAGGGCGCCGGCCAGGACCGGGCCACGATATCGCTCGTGGGCACGCACGGCGCGATGCAGCTGATCGGGTACGACTGGGAGCCGAACGGGGTGGATCTCGCATCGGCCGATCACGAGGCGTTCGAGCGCCACGTCACCGACGCCGAGGGCTACGTGTGGGAGCAGGGCGCGTCGTACGTGGCGGAATGCCTGGCGACCGGGAAAGAGTCGCTCATCCGGCCCGAACATGCCCTGCACGTGCTCGAAATCATCATCGCCGCGCGCGAGTCGCAGTCGACCGGCCGGCGCATCCCGATCGAGTCGTCGTTCAGGTGGCCGGTGTTGTGA
- the msrA gene encoding peptide-methionine (S)-S-oxide reductase MsrA, giving the protein MTTKPFEVATIGGGCFWCIEAVFSPLKGIEKLVSGYAGGHKPNPTYKEVCTGATGHAEVVQVTFDPEVMPYEDLLEIFFAMHDPTTLNRQGGDKGTQYRSVVYYHDAAQQHTAEAVVARLTADQVFDDPIVTQVEPLDVFWPAEDYHQDYFANNAYQPYCMAVIAPKVLKLREKYAARLAG; this is encoded by the coding sequence ATGACGACGAAGCCGTTCGAAGTCGCCACGATCGGTGGCGGTTGTTTCTGGTGCATCGAAGCCGTTTTTTCGCCGCTCAAGGGCATCGAGAAGCTGGTTTCCGGCTATGCCGGCGGCCACAAGCCGAATCCCACCTACAAAGAAGTGTGCACCGGCGCCACCGGGCACGCGGAAGTGGTGCAGGTGACCTTCGACCCCGAGGTCATGCCTTATGAAGACCTCCTGGAGATCTTTTTCGCCATGCACGACCCCACGACGCTCAACCGCCAGGGCGGCGACAAAGGGACGCAGTACCGGTCCGTAGTGTATTACCACGACGCCGCGCAGCAGCATACGGCCGAAGCCGTCGTAGCCCGGCTGACCGCCGACCAGGTGTTTGACGATCCGATCGTGACGCAGGTGGAGCCGCTGGACGTGTTCTGGCCGGCGGAGGACTATCACCAGGACTACTTTGCAAACAACGCCTATCAGCCGTATTGCATGGCGGTGATCGCGCCGAAGGTGCTCAAGCTGCGCGAGAAATACGCGGCGCGGCTTGCCGGCTGA
- a CDS encoding DUF1553 domain-containing protein — MRLLPLFFLALWAGCAPQKPADILEAEQRLPATIDYNYDVKPILSDRCFACHGPDAKKREAGLRLDLEAQAKAELSESPGRYAIVDGRPGKSQLFHRILSDDPETMMPPPESNLALTSEEKAVLIRWIEQGAVYKPHWAFIPPEKPAPPAVSDPAWVRNDIDAFVLGRLERAGLHPSPEAPRETLIRRVSFDLTGLPPTIEEIDAFLADDRPDAYERVVDRLLASPAYGERMATDWLDIARYADSHGYQDDGMRNVWPWRDWVIDAYNRNQPFDAFITWQLAGDLLPNPTKNQLLATAFNRHHMQSQEGGIVPEEYRVEYVADRVQTLGTAFLGLTLQCSRCHDHKYDPVSQKEYFQLFGFFNSVNEFGNIPYSGEASPTVILPTPEAEAEVARLREAMDKLSADLNVDNPAYDAGFDRWIASIDPKTDAAPQALLGYYPLDEWTTDKTPNALDPGKPASIDGDREKPPASIAGRFGQAVELQGDSWVSLPDETYFFERNQPFSISIWFKVVSDSATGPLVGKSGGYFNGNRGYMTMLNPDKTLSASLNHVFPDNSIEVKTVDAVPLGEWVHYAMTYDGSSTAAGIRLYLNGKPMTTDLVIDHLKKSITFSYNFYQNKRENWGGAGTLRLGMVDANQTRLEGVAFDEWRVFGSRLTLPEVRQLAGDAAALGALAAQPAATWTADERNALRTYYAERHETRYRQAFDRITELRGQENEIMSEQQEVMITRDRAVPRPTFVLNRGQYDAPTDEVQPGTPAALPALAEDAPRNRLGLARWLVSPEHPLTARVAVNRYWQQYFGRGIVVTPDDFGSQGELPSHPELLDWLAVSFRESGWDVKALQKAIVMSATYRQSSTATPELLEQDPANVLLARGPSYRMSAEMIRDNALAVSGLLVRTIGGPSVHPYQPEGLWEELATRNETTYKQDTGDKLYRRTMYTVWKRSTPPPAMISFDASERSFCTVRRQKTSTPLQALVLLNDPQYVEAARMLAERMMKEGGPTLNDQIVFAFRLVTSRHPEPAETDMLAALYDEEHNAFEAEPADARDLLAIGEHPRDRSLPIAEVAARTVLASTLLNYDEAYMKR, encoded by the coding sequence ATGCGCCTTTTACCTCTCTTCTTTCTCGCGCTATGGGCCGGCTGCGCCCCCCAGAAGCCGGCTGACATCCTGGAAGCCGAACAGCGCCTTCCGGCGACGATCGACTACAACTACGACGTGAAGCCGATCCTGTCCGACCGCTGTTTCGCCTGCCACGGCCCGGACGCCAAAAAACGCGAAGCCGGCCTCCGGCTCGACCTCGAGGCCCAGGCCAAGGCGGAGTTGTCGGAGTCGCCCGGGCGCTACGCCATCGTGGACGGGAGGCCCGGCAAGAGCCAGCTCTTCCATCGCATCCTCTCGGACGACCCCGAGACCATGATGCCGCCGCCCGAATCCAATCTCGCGCTGACCAGCGAGGAGAAGGCCGTCCTGATCCGCTGGATCGAACAGGGCGCTGTCTACAAACCGCACTGGGCGTTTATCCCGCCCGAGAAGCCGGCGCCGCCGGCCGTCAGCGACCCGGCCTGGGTCCGCAACGACATCGACGCCTTCGTCCTCGGCCGGCTCGAGCGCGCCGGCCTCCATCCCTCCCCCGAGGCCCCGCGCGAAACGCTCATCCGCCGCGTCAGCTTCGACCTCACGGGCCTGCCGCCCACCATCGAGGAGATCGACGCGTTCCTCGCCGACGACCGCCCGGACGCGTACGAACGAGTCGTCGATCGCCTCCTCGCCTCGCCGGCCTATGGCGAGCGCATGGCGACCGACTGGCTCGACATCGCCCGCTACGCCGACAGCCACGGCTACCAGGACGACGGGATGCGGAACGTCTGGCCCTGGCGTGACTGGGTGATCGATGCCTACAACCGAAATCAGCCGTTCGACGCGTTCATCACGTGGCAACTCGCCGGCGACCTCCTGCCGAATCCCACAAAAAACCAGCTCCTCGCCACCGCCTTCAACCGGCACCACATGCAGAGCCAGGAAGGCGGCATCGTCCCGGAAGAATACCGCGTGGAGTACGTGGCGGATCGCGTCCAGACCCTCGGCACCGCCTTCCTCGGGCTCACGCTCCAGTGCTCCCGCTGCCACGACCACAAGTACGACCCGGTCTCGCAGAAGGAGTACTTCCAGCTGTTCGGCTTCTTCAACAGCGTCAACGAATTCGGCAACATCCCTTACTCGGGCGAAGCATCGCCCACCGTCATCCTCCCCACGCCGGAGGCCGAAGCCGAGGTCGCCCGGCTGCGGGAAGCGATGGACAAGCTCTCGGCCGATCTGAATGTGGATAACCCGGCGTACGACGCCGGCTTCGACCGGTGGATCGCCTCGATCGACCCGAAGACGGACGCGGCGCCGCAGGCCCTCCTCGGCTATTATCCGCTCGACGAATGGACGACCGACAAAACACCCAACGCGCTCGATCCCGGCAAACCGGCCTCGATCGACGGCGACCGCGAGAAGCCGCCGGCGTCGATCGCCGGCCGCTTCGGGCAGGCCGTGGAGCTGCAGGGCGACAGCTGGGTCTCGCTCCCCGACGAGACCTACTTCTTCGAACGCAACCAGCCGTTTTCGATCAGTATCTGGTTCAAGGTCGTGAGCGACAGCGCTACCGGCCCCCTCGTCGGGAAAAGCGGCGGCTACTTCAACGGCAACCGGGGCTACATGACGATGCTCAACCCGGACAAGACGCTCTCCGCCAGCCTCAACCACGTCTTCCCCGACAACTCCATCGAGGTAAAAACCGTCGACGCCGTGCCGCTCGGCGAGTGGGTGCACTATGCGATGACGTACGACGGATCGAGCACCGCCGCCGGCATCCGCCTCTACCTCAACGGCAAGCCGATGACGACCGATCTCGTGATCGACCACCTTAAGAAGAGCATCACCTTCTCGTACAACTTCTACCAGAATAAACGCGAGAACTGGGGCGGCGCCGGCACGCTCCGCCTCGGGATGGTCGACGCCAACCAGACCCGCCTCGAAGGAGTGGCGTTCGACGAATGGCGCGTGTTCGGCAGCCGGCTGACGCTGCCCGAAGTCCGCCAGCTCGCCGGCGACGCCGCCGCGCTCGGGGCCCTCGCCGCGCAGCCGGCCGCAACGTGGACGGCGGACGAGCGGAACGCCCTCCGCACGTACTACGCCGAACGCCACGAAACCCGCTACCGGCAGGCCTTCGACCGCATCACCGAACTCCGCGGGCAGGAAAACGAGATCATGAGCGAACAGCAGGAAGTCATGATCACCCGCGACCGCGCCGTCCCCCGCCCGACCTTCGTCCTCAACCGCGGCCAGTACGACGCGCCGACCGACGAGGTGCAACCGGGCACGCCGGCGGCCCTCCCCGCGCTGGCCGAAGACGCCCCCCGCAACCGCCTCGGGCTCGCGCGGTGGCTGGTGTCTCCGGAGCATCCGCTCACAGCCCGCGTAGCGGTGAACCGCTACTGGCAGCAGTACTTCGGACGCGGCATCGTCGTCACCCCGGACGACTTTGGCAGCCAGGGCGAGCTGCCCTCGCACCCCGAACTGCTCGACTGGCTCGCGGTCTCCTTCCGCGAATCGGGGTGGGATGTGAAGGCGCTCCAGAAAGCAATCGTGATGTCCGCCACCTACCGGCAATCGTCCACCGCCACGCCGGAGCTGCTCGAACAAGATCCGGCCAACGTCCTCCTCGCCCGCGGCCCGAGCTACCGGATGTCCGCCGAGATGATTCGCGACAACGCCCTCGCCGTAAGCGGCCTGCTGGTGCGCACGATCGGCGGACCCAGCGTGCATCCCTACCAGCCCGAAGGGCTCTGGGAGGAACTGGCCACCCGCAACGAGACCACATATAAACAGGATACCGGCGACAAGCTGTACCGGCGCACGATGTATACCGTCTGGAAACGCTCGACGCCCCCGCCGGCGATGATCAGTTTCGACGCCTCGGAGCGCAGCTTCTGCACGGTGCGCCGGCAGAAAACCAGCACGCCCCTCCAGGCGCTCGTCCTCCTCAACGATCCGCAGTACGTCGAAGCCGCCCGCATGCTCGCCGAGCGCATGATGAAGGAAGGCGGCCCGACCCTGAACGACCAGATCGTCTTCGCCTTCCGGCTCGTCACCAGCCGGCACCCCGAGCCGGCGGAGACGGACATGCTCGCCGCCCTGTATGACGAAGAACACAACGCCTTCGAAGCCGAGCCGGCCGACGCCCGCGACCTCCTCGCCATCGGCGAGCACCCGCGAGACCGGTCCCTCCCGATCGCCGAAGTCGCCGCCCGAACCGTCCTCGCCAGCACCTTGCTGAATTACGATGAAGCCTACATGAAGCGATGA